The Erythrolamprus reginae isolate rEryReg1 chromosome 3, rEryReg1.hap1, whole genome shotgun sequence genome contains a region encoding:
- the SRSF6 gene encoding serine/arginine-rich splicing factor 6, which produces MPRVYIGRLSYHVREKDIQRFFSGYGRLLEVDLKNGYGFVEFEDSRDAEDAVYELNGKDLCGERVIVEHARGPRRDRDGYSYSSRSGGGYSSRRTSGRDKYGPPVRTEFRLIVENLSSHCSWQDLKDFMRQAGEVTYADAHKERTNEGVIEFRSYSDMKRAMDKLDGTEINGRKIRLVEDKPRSSHRRSYSGSRSRSRSRRRSRSRSRRSSRSRSRSASKSRSRSKSRSQSKDRSRSRSKSRKSRSKSKSKVKSSRGSRSGSRSKEKSRSRSRSVSRSPKENGKGETKSKSRSQSRSRSRSPVQHQPAKAHSESPPKRDVSRSHSKSRSKSRSRSRSSSQD; this is translated from the exons ATGCCGCGCGTCTATATCGGCCGCTTAAGTTACCATGTGCGGGAAAAGGACATCCAGCGTTTCTTCAGCGGCTACGGCCGCTTGCTCGAGGTCGACTTAAAAAACGG CTACGGCTTTGTGGAATTCGAGGATTCCCGCGACGCCGAGGATGCCGTTTACGAGCTGAACGGCAAGGATCTGTGCGGGGAGCGGGTAATCGTCGAGCACGCCCGTGGCCCTCGCCGAGACCGGGATGGCTACAGCTACAGCAGCCGCA GTGGTGGAGGATATAGCAGCCGGAGAACatcaggaagagataaatatgggCCACCTGTTCGTACAGAATTCAGATTAATTGTTGAAAACCTTTCCAGTCACTGTAGTTGGCAAGATTTGAAA GATTTCATGAGGCAAGCAGGTGAGGTAACCTATGCAGATGCCCATAAAGAGCGAACAAATGAAGGAGTAATAGAATTCCGTTCCTATTCTGACATGAAGCGTGCTATGGATAAATTGGATGGTACAGAGATAAATGGACGAAAAATCAGGCTAGTTGAAGATAAGCCACGATCGAGCCATAGACGATCTTACTCCGGCAGTAGATCAAG ATCCCGTTCTAGAAGACGATCACGCAGTCGAAGTCGTCGTAGCAGTCGGAGTAGATCCCGTAGTGCCTCAAAAAGCCGATCACG CTCTAAATCTAGGTCTCAAAGTAAAGACCGATCACGTTCCAGATCAAAAAGCCGAAAATCTAGATCAAAGAGCAAGTCAAAAGTGAAATCTAGCAGAGGTTCACGATCAGGCAGCAGATCCAAAGAAAAGTCTCGGAGCAGATCCAGGTCTGTGTCTCGTTCACctaaagaaaatggaaaaggagAAACAAAGTCTAAATCACGGTCGCAAAGCAGATCTCGTTCCCGTTCTCCAGTGCAGCATCAACCTGCAAAGGCTCATTCTGAGTCTCCACCCAAAAGAGATGTGTCACGATCCCATTCAAAGTCACGTTCAAAATCCCGTTCGCGGTCAAGATCCAGTTCACAAGATTAA